In Haloterrigena turkmenica DSM 5511, a single genomic region encodes these proteins:
- a CDS encoding acetoacetate decarboxylase family protein, producing the protein MQRSPDTRSRVTLSTGHEIDLPLELALAMGGVTVPARRSRLEALLPDDLSALAIAPGLSCVTFVGIQYHRVGGRFDDTEGDGALEPYDEFAVILPAVRNGRTDAPGAQLVGGEIGGYVHWLPVTTDASVALGREIWGYPKERADIEIDDGPQRFQCVVAEDSDDGRGRERARLAVAPPRTRVGTDHREWTLWNYTTMGDDLLRTRAEIRGDISFGTPVGATLEVDSELRAQLGCWTQPIARLSGPRVRARLHPGEPVGEA; encoded by the coding sequence ATGCAGCGCAGTCCCGACACCCGATCTCGAGTAACCCTCTCGACCGGCCACGAGATCGACCTCCCGCTCGAGCTCGCCCTCGCGATGGGCGGCGTGACGGTTCCGGCCCGGCGTAGCCGACTCGAGGCGCTCCTGCCGGACGACCTCTCCGCGCTCGCGATCGCACCCGGACTCAGTTGCGTGACGTTCGTCGGAATACAGTATCACCGCGTCGGCGGCCGGTTCGACGATACCGAGGGCGACGGCGCGCTCGAGCCCTACGACGAGTTCGCGGTCATCCTCCCCGCGGTCCGGAACGGGCGGACCGACGCGCCGGGCGCGCAACTGGTCGGCGGCGAGATCGGCGGCTACGTCCACTGGCTCCCCGTCACGACCGACGCCTCGGTCGCGCTCGGCCGCGAGATCTGGGGGTATCCGAAGGAGCGGGCCGACATCGAGATCGACGACGGGCCCCAGAGGTTCCAGTGCGTCGTCGCCGAGGATTCCGACGACGGTCGAGGGCGGGAACGGGCTCGGCTCGCGGTCGCTCCGCCCCGAACTCGAGTCGGCACCGATCACCGCGAGTGGACGCTATGGAACTACACGACCATGGGCGACGATCTCCTGCGGACGCGGGCCGAGATCCGGGGGGACATTTCGTTCGGAACGCCGGTCGGCGCGACGCTCGAGGTCGATTCAGAACTGCGAGCGCAATTAGGCTGCTGGACTCAGCCGATCGCGCGACTGTCCGGGCCTCGAGTGCGTGCACGGCTGCATCCGGGCGAACCGGTCGGTGAGGCGTGA
- the pdxS gene encoding pyridoxal 5'-phosphate synthase lyase subunit PdxS, giving the protein MTDETETDLEELRRGTDLVKRGFAQMQKGGVIMDVVNKEQARIAEDAGAVAVMALEAVPADIRKRGGVARMADPADVEEIVNEVSIPVMGKSRIGHMKEAQILEAVGVDMIDESEVLTPADDAYHIDKRDFTAPFVCGARNLGEALRRIDEGAAMIRTKGEAGTGDVNQAVHHQRTIKGAIRELEGMKHEEREAFAREIEAPAELVHETAEMGRLPVVNFAAGGIATPADAALMMHHECDGIFVGSGIFGAENPPAMAEAIVEATNNWDDPERLADISKNLGKGMKGDANADLPEDEKLQGRGV; this is encoded by the coding sequence ATGACTGACGAAACCGAGACCGATCTCGAGGAACTCAGGCGCGGAACCGACCTCGTCAAGCGCGGCTTCGCCCAGATGCAGAAGGGTGGCGTCATCATGGACGTCGTCAACAAGGAACAGGCTCGTATCGCCGAGGACGCCGGCGCGGTCGCCGTGATGGCACTGGAAGCCGTCCCGGCGGACATCCGCAAACGCGGCGGCGTCGCCCGGATGGCCGACCCCGCCGACGTCGAGGAGATCGTGAACGAAGTGTCGATCCCGGTGATGGGCAAATCGCGGATCGGCCACATGAAGGAGGCCCAGATCTTAGAGGCCGTCGGCGTCGACATGATCGACGAGTCCGAGGTGCTCACCCCCGCCGACGACGCCTACCATATCGACAAGCGTGACTTCACCGCACCGTTCGTCTGCGGCGCCCGCAACTTAGGTGAGGCGCTGCGCCGGATCGACGAGGGCGCGGCGATGATCCGAACCAAGGGCGAGGCCGGCACCGGCGACGTCAACCAGGCCGTCCACCACCAGCGGACGATCAAGGGTGCGATCCGCGAACTCGAGGGGATGAAACACGAGGAGCGCGAGGCCTTCGCTCGAGAGATCGAGGCGCCCGCGGAACTGGTCCACGAGACCGCCGAGATGGGCCGTCTTCCGGTCGTCAACTTCGCTGCCGGCGGCATCGCGACGCCCGCCGACGCCGCGCTCATGATGCACCACGAGTGCGACGGCATCTTCGTGGGCAGCGGCATCTTCGGCGCCGAGAACCCGCCCGCGATGGCCGAAGCGATCGTCGAGGCGACGAACAACTGGGACGACCCCGAGCGACTCGCCGACATCTCGAAGAACCTCGGCAAGGGGATGAAAGGCGACGCGAACGCCGACCTCCCCGAGGACGAGAAACTGCAGGGCCGAGGCGTCTAA